The nucleotide sequence AATTTTTTCATAACCTACTAATGTAACATTTGCTGCTTTAACCATAGCATCAGCAGCTTCAATAGCTCCCACTAAACCTTTAGTTTCAACCATACCTAAAGCTTGACTCATATAAACTCCTCCTTTATTTATTTTCTTTTTTCTTATTTTTTGATTTATCCTTGATTTTGTTAGATTTTTTATCTTTCTCAAAGTTTTTCTTAAACTTTTCTATTAGTTTATCCACCTCTTCATGAGGTCTTGGTATTACATGATATGATAACACCGTACCAACTCTATTAGCTGCTGATACTCCTGCTTCAACACTAGCCTTCACAGCTGCAACCTCACCTGC is from Caloranaerobacter ferrireducens and encodes:
- a CDS encoding BMC domain-containing protein translates to MKKALGLIETVGLTTAITALDAASKAADVTLVGYEKVIGAGKAVSVTIQIAGEVAAVKASVEAGVSAANRVGTVLSYHVIPRPHEEVDKLIEKFKKNFEKDKKSNKIKDKSKNKKKENK